CAAAAATATAATATTAAATATATAAATGATTTGAAAAATCCAAAAATTGCAAAACTATTTGATTTAAATGGTGATGGAAAAGCAGACTTAGCAGGATGTAATGCTGGTTGGGGTTGTGAAAAAGTTATTGAGTATCAATTAGATGCATTTAAATTAAGAGATACAATTAAACATAATCAAGGTGAATATTCAGCATTAATAGCAGATACAATAGCAAATTATAAAAATGGTAAACCAATTTTATATTATACATGGACTCCTTATTGGGTTAGTGGAAAATTAGTTCCTGGACGTGATGTAGTATTTTTACAAGTTACACACTCAGCAAATCCAAATCAATCTTCGACAAAACTACCAAATGGTTCAGACTATGGTTTTGCAGTAAATTCTCAAAGAATTGTATCAAATGCCAGTGTTAGACAAAAACATAAAGATATTGCAAAATTATTTGATATTATAAAAGTAAATGTAAATGATATAAGTGGGCAAAATATGCTTATGAATAAAGGGCAAAAAAAAGATAAAGATATTAATAGACACGTTAAAATGTGGCTAGAAAAAAATAAAACTAAAGTAGATGCTTGGATAAAAGAAGCAAAAGCTGCAAAATAAATCATAAAAGGAAAAGAGAACTCTCTCTTTTTCTAGACTTAAACTTAAATTAAAGTTAATTTAGATATTATACGCGTTCTTAATTATCTTTAATCACTTTTAGATATGCAAGAAACCTCACATGTGTCAGTCCTAAAATGGGTTGTATTATTATTATGATACTAAGGGGCACAGAGGCAAAACCCAATTGAAAAAAATAAAAACTTAGGAGAAACAATATGGTTACAATGAAAGACCTATTAGAATGTGGTGTACACTTCGGACACCAAACAAGAAGATGGAATCCAAAAATGAAAAAATTCATTTTCGGTGTTAGAAAAAATATTTATATTATCGACTTACAAAAAACGTTAAGATATTTCAGATATACATACAATGTAGTAAGAGATGCAGCTGCTGAAGGTCAAACTATGATCTTTGTTGGTACTAAAAAACAAGCTAGTGAAGCTGTAAAAAGAGCTGCTGAATCTTGTGGTATGCCATACGTTAACCACAGATGGTTAGGTGGTATGTTAACAAACTACGGTACAATCAAAAAATCAATTAGAAAATTAGAAGTTATTAAAAAAATGAGAGAAGAAGGTCAATTTGATCTTTTAACTAAAAAAGAAGCTTTAATGCTTTCAAGAAAAGAAGAAAAATTAGAGTTATATCTTGGTGGTATCAAAGAGATGAAAAACTTACCAGATTTAATGTTCGTTCTTGATGCAGTTAAAGAAAAAATTGCTATTAAAGAAGCAAGAAGATTAGGAATTAAAGTAGTTGCTCCATTAGATACAAACTGCGACCCTGATTTAGTTGATTTCCCAATTCCAGGAAATGATGATGCAATTAGATCAATTCAATTATTCTGCCAAGAAATGGCAGCAGCAGTAAATGAAGGTAAAGCAGCAGCTGCAGATGCAGAAGGTACTGATGAAGTAGAAGCTCCTGTAACTGAAGAA
The window above is part of the Arcobacter sp. CECT 8986 genome. Proteins encoded here:
- the proX gene encoding glycine betaine/L-proline ABC transporter substrate-binding protein ProX encodes the protein MFNKKILITIASLFVFTSSLFAVKVTALKTTIAEEAFQTKIVVSLVKKLGYDVELTNGVSYDIAYQTIANNAKSDDVYFLAVNWDPLHNGKIKALGEDKFARYNPFIKGCAQGYLIDKKTAQKYNIKYINDLKNPKIAKLFDLNGDGKADLAGCNAGWGCEKVIEYQLDAFKLRDTIKHNQGEYSALIADTIANYKNGKPILYYTWTPYWVSGKLVPGRDVVFLQVTHSANPNQSSTKLPNGSDYGFAVNSQRIVSNASVRQKHKDIAKLFDIIKVNVNDISGQNMLMNKGQKKDKDINRHVKMWLEKNKTKVDAWIKEAKAAK
- the rpsB gene encoding 30S ribosomal protein S2, with the translated sequence MVTMKDLLECGVHFGHQTRRWNPKMKKFIFGVRKNIYIIDLQKTLRYFRYTYNVVRDAAAEGQTMIFVGTKKQASEAVKRAAESCGMPYVNHRWLGGMLTNYGTIKKSIRKLEVIKKMREEGQFDLLTKKEALMLSRKEEKLELYLGGIKEMKNLPDLMFVLDAVKEKIAIKEARRLGIKVVAPLDTNCDPDLVDFPIPGNDDAIRSIQLFCQEMAAAVNEGKAAAADAEGTDEVEAPVTEEEAKEVVAEAVAEEETTTKEEA